From a region of the Agromyces ramosus genome:
- a CDS encoding dihydrofolate reductase family protein has product MSHVFLEMTMTLDGFTAAPGVSLEHPLGIDGERVRDWDRGVQGPTDVDGLGTEGAADASPDEIDRNVAARMFETTGAFVIGRRTFDVGEAQWDDERVFERRPVFVVTTREREPFERGGSTYEFVTGGIAAAVARASEAARAASVCIMGGADVARQALAAGLVHEARLHLVPVLLGGGSRLFPDAAARRVELEPLGVEQGARATHLRYRVLRED; this is encoded by the coding sequence GTGTCGCACGTCTTCCTCGAGATGACGATGACGCTCGACGGCTTCACGGCCGCCCCGGGCGTGAGCCTCGAGCATCCGCTCGGCATCGACGGGGAGCGCGTGCGCGACTGGGACCGCGGGGTGCAGGGCCCGACCGACGTCGATGGGCTCGGTACCGAGGGCGCAGCGGATGCCTCGCCTGACGAGATCGATCGCAACGTCGCCGCGCGCATGTTCGAGACCACGGGCGCATTCGTCATCGGCCGCCGCACCTTCGACGTCGGCGAGGCGCAATGGGACGACGAGCGCGTGTTCGAGCGGCGCCCCGTCTTCGTCGTCACGACGCGCGAGCGCGAGCCGTTCGAGCGCGGCGGCTCAACGTACGAGTTCGTCACCGGCGGCATCGCCGCGGCGGTCGCGCGTGCGAGCGAGGCGGCGCGTGCGGCATCCGTCTGCATCATGGGCGGGGCGGATGTCGCGCGGCAGGCCCTCGCGGCCGGCCTCGTGCACGAGGCGCGCCTGCATCTCGTGCCCGTGCTGCTCGGGGGCGGGTCGCGCCTGTTCCCCGACGCGGCGGCGCGACGCGTCGAGCTCGAGCCGCTCGGCGTCGAGCAGGGCGCTCGGGCGACCCACTTGCGATACCGGGTGCTGCGGGAGGATTGA
- a CDS encoding bifunctional 2-methylcitrate synthase/citrate synthase produces MSDQQQGAAPVIYKGLAGVPVDYTAISKVNPETNSLLYRGYPVQELAASVTFEEVAHLLWYGELPDDSQLAAFEERERSLRGLDHEVKHIIDELPLSAHPMDVVRTAVSVIGASDPATPDDSPEANLDKAIRLFAKLPSIVTYDQRRRHELEFVEPRDDLGYSANFLWQAFGEAPELEVVTAFDVSMILYAEHSFNASTFTARVITSTLADLYSAVVGAIGALKGPLHGGANEAVMHAFDEIGTADAAAAWLDAALAEKRKIMGFGHRVYKNGDSRVPTMRDSLERMVEHYDRPDLLELYVALETAMAERKGIKPNLDYPSGPAYHLMGFDTLTFTPLFAASRVTGWTAHIMEQSAANALIRPLSVYNGPEERHVPAKA; encoded by the coding sequence ATGAGCGATCAGCAGCAGGGGGCAGCCCCGGTCATCTACAAGGGTCTGGCAGGTGTGCCGGTCGACTACACGGCCATCTCGAAGGTCAACCCCGAGACCAATTCGCTGCTCTATCGCGGCTACCCGGTGCAGGAGCTTGCGGCATCCGTCACCTTCGAAGAGGTCGCCCACCTGCTCTGGTACGGCGAGCTGCCCGATGACTCGCAGCTGGCCGCGTTCGAAGAGCGCGAGCGCTCGCTGCGCGGCCTCGACCACGAGGTGAAGCACATCATCGACGAGCTTCCGCTCAGCGCCCATCCCATGGATGTCGTGCGCACCGCCGTGAGCGTCATCGGCGCGAGCGACCCGGCCACGCCCGACGACAGCCCCGAGGCGAACCTCGACAAGGCGATCCGGCTGTTCGCGAAGCTGCCGTCGATCGTCACCTACGACCAGCGCCGCCGCCACGAGCTCGAGTTCGTCGAGCCGCGCGACGACCTCGGCTACTCCGCGAACTTCCTCTGGCAGGCGTTCGGCGAGGCACCCGAACTCGAGGTCGTCACCGCGTTCGACGTGTCGATGATCCTGTACGCCGAGCACTCCTTCAATGCCTCGACCTTCACTGCGAGGGTCATCACGTCGACCCTGGCCGACCTGTACTCGGCGGTGGTCGGCGCCATCGGCGCGCTGAAGGGCCCGCTCCACGGCGGCGCGAACGAGGCCGTCATGCACGCCTTCGACGAGATCGGCACGGCCGATGCCGCAGCGGCGTGGCTCGATGCCGCGCTCGCCGAGAAGCGCAAGATCATGGGCTTCGGTCACCGCGTCTACAAGAACGGCGACTCGCGCGTTCCCACCATGCGCGACTCGCTCGAGCGCATGGTCGAGCACTACGACCGGCCCGACCTGCTCGAGCTCTACGTCGCCCTCGAGACCGCGATGGCCGAGCGCAAGGGCATCAAGCCGAACCTCGACTACCCCTCCGGTCCGGCCTATCACCTCATGGGCTTCGACACGCTCACGTTCACCCCGCTCTTCGCGGCGAGCCGGGTCACCGGGTGGACGGCGCACATCATGGAGCAGTCGGCCGCGAACGCGCTCATCCGCCCCCTCTCGGTGTACAACGGCCCCGAAGAGCGGCACGTCCCCGCGAAGGCCTGA
- the prpB gene encoding methylisocitrate lyase — MLYAQTPPAEKRRLFRERLASGEILRFPGAFNPLSARLIEQKGFDGVYISGAVLSADLGLPDIGLTTLTEVAGRGKQIARMTELPAIIDADTGFGEPMNVARTVQEMEDAGLAGLHIEDQVNPKRCGHLDGKQVVDESTALQRIRAAVDARRDPNFLIMARTDIRAVDGLPAAVDRAKKLVDAGADAIFPEAMASLEEFAAIRAAVDVPLLANMTEFGKSELFTVEQLAEVGMNLVIWPVSLLRLAMGSAVRGLDELEASGSLNGMLGMMQHRADLYELIDYEGYNHFDTSIFNFRVAR; from the coding sequence ATGCTCTATGCCCAGACCCCGCCTGCCGAGAAGCGCCGGCTCTTCCGCGAGCGGCTCGCGAGCGGCGAGATCCTGCGCTTCCCTGGCGCGTTCAACCCGCTGAGCGCACGCCTCATCGAGCAGAAGGGCTTCGACGGGGTCTACATCTCGGGCGCCGTGCTCTCGGCCGACCTGGGCCTGCCCGACATCGGCCTCACGACCCTCACCGAAGTGGCCGGTCGCGGCAAGCAGATCGCCCGGATGACCGAGCTGCCCGCCATCATCGACGCCGACACCGGGTTCGGCGAGCCCATGAACGTCGCTCGCACCGTGCAGGAGATGGAGGATGCCGGCCTCGCCGGCCTCCACATCGAAGACCAGGTGAACCCGAAGCGCTGCGGCCACCTCGACGGCAAGCAGGTCGTCGACGAATCCACCGCGCTGCAGCGCATCCGCGCCGCCGTCGATGCCCGCCGCGACCCGAACTTCCTGATCATGGCGCGCACCGACATCCGTGCCGTCGACGGCCTGCCCGCCGCGGTCGACCGCGCGAAGAAGCTCGTCGACGCGGGCGCCGACGCGATCTTCCCCGAGGCGATGGCCTCGCTCGAGGAGTTCGCCGCGATCCGTGCCGCCGTCGACGTGCCGTTGCTCGCCAACATGACCGAGTTCGGCAAGAGCGAGCTCTTCACGGTCGAACAGCTCGCGGAGGTCGGCATGAACCTCGTGATCTGGCCCGTGTCGCTGCTGCGGCTCGCCATGGGCTCGGCCGTGCGCGGACTCGACGAGCTCGAGGCATCCGGATCGCTCAACGGCATGCTCGGCATGATGCAGCACCGTGCCGACCTCTACGAGCTCATCGACTACGAGGGCTACAACCACTTCGACACCTCGATCTTCAACTTCCGCGTCGCCCGCTGA